In Brettanomyces bruxellensis chromosome 8, complete sequence, a genomic segment contains:
- the URA3 gene encoding orotidine 5'-phosphate decarboxylase (BUSCO:EOG09263Q7N), translating into MTSSKTYEERAEVHPSPVAQKLLRLMEQKKTNLCASVDLTKSADILSLIEKVGPNICLVKTHMDIVDDFSYETTVLPLLKLAKKYNFMIFEDRKFADIGNTVKLQYKGGLYKVAKWADITNAHGVTGPGIVAGLKQAAEETTSEPRGLLMLAELSSKGAIAHGQYTKETVDIAKTDKDFVIGFIAQHSMGGEAEGFDWLILTPGVGLDDKGDSLGQQYRTVNDVISTGSDIIIVGRGLFGKGRDPVVESKRYRDAGWSAYLNRLSTKN; encoded by the coding sequence ATGACATCCAGTAAAACTTATGAAGAAAGAGCAGAGGTGCATCCATCTCCTGTGGCTCAGAAACTTTTGAGACTTATGGAGCAAAAGAAGACCAATTTGTGTGCATCTGTCGATCTTACTAAAAGTGCTGACATTTTGTCTCTTATAGAAAAGGTTGGACCAAATATTTGTTTAGTTAAGACTCATATGgatattgttgatgatttttCCTATGAAACGACCGTGCTTCCATTATTGAAGTTGGCCAAGAAATACAACTTCATGATTTTTGAGGACAGAAAATTTGCCGACATTGGAAACACCGTCAAGCTCCAATATAAAGGAGGATTGTACAAGGTTGCAAAGTGGGCCGATATAACAAATGCACATGGTGTTACTGGACCTGGTATTGTTGCCGGATTAAAGCAAGCCGCCGAGGAAACTACATCTGAACCTAGGGGTCTTTTGATGCTTGCTGAACTTTCCTCAAAAGGTGCAATTGCACATGGTCAGTACACAAAGGAAACTGTCGATATTGCAAAAACCGATAAGGACTTTGTTATTGGTTTCATTGCTCAACATAGTATGGGAGGAGAGGCGGAGGGATTCGACTGGCTCATTTTGACACCTGGTGTTGGCTTAGATGATAAAGGTGACTCCTTGGGTCAGCAGTATAGAACCGTTAATGACGTCATTTCCACTGGTTCTgacattattattgttgGTAGAGGTCTCTTTGGAAAGGGTAGAGATCCTGTTGTCGAAAGTAAAAGATACAGAGATGCCGGATGGAGTGCTTATTTGAACAGGCTATCCACAAAGAATTAA
- a CDS encoding uncharacterized protein (BUSCO:EOG09265L8N), translating to MDQLNYKEQQEFTKVVEQKQMSDFMRLYTSLVDRCFNDCVNNFTSDKLTDRETSCLNKCAEKFLKHSERVGQRFQEQNQEMMNQMRGSK from the exons ATGGATCAATTAAATTACAAGGAACAGCAAGAATTCACAAAGGTTGTTGAGCAGAAGCAGATGTCCGACTTCATGAGA CTTTACACAAGTCTCGTGGATAGATGCTTCAATGACTGTGTCAACAACTTTACTTCTGACAAACTCACCGACCGGGAGACTTCATGCCTTAACAAATGTGCTGAGAAGTTTTTAAAACACAGTGAAAGAGTTGGTCAAAGATTCCAGGAGCAGAACCAAGAAATGATGAATCAAATGAGAGGatcaaaataa